The genomic stretch ACTCTTCTACCACAGTTCTATAATACACGGCATGAAGTGGGAAAAATGCGGAATCCACTTACAGCTAACTGTTGAGTGACTCTGAAAAGGTTGAGAGACATTTGTAACCTGCGGGACAGCGCTCAAGCCGGCATAGCGTTTGCAGAGATCAACTCATCTCCAGTAGGCCCTCCTCGACAAAGACAGTGCTTCAATTTCAGCCGTCATCCGTTACACCTCACTGCTGCTCCCGCTGTTTCAGTCGTTCCACAGATCTGAAAAATGGTCGATCCCGATACAAAAATACATCCGCGTCCGCGAAGAAGTCGAAGGAAGCCCCAGTCAGACCAACGCTTTTCTGCCTATTTGAGCTTTGGCTTCTCAGCCACGGTCTGTCTCGGAATTTTCGCGGCGTGCTATGCCTTGGTACTTTTCGGTCTGTGTCCACTACTAAATCAAGCGTCTCCATTAGTTACACCGACTCATCGCGGTGAAATTTTGCAGCCTGTTGTACATTCGGCTGTGGAGTCTGTTAAGCATCACATTCCCCACTTACCTGGACAGATGATTGCTGAAAGTGTGGCGGGTATAGTGAAACGAAAGATCGCAGACATGCGCAAACAACAGGATGTGACTGATACGTCCTTGATGGAAAAGGCTACAGAAGAATTTAATCTTCTTCGAAAGCGTCGAGATCAGAAAGGCGCACGCCAGGCGAATGACGAAAGTGCCGCCGAACCTGCGCAACTAGCACCCGGCAAACGATCTGGCTTTTTGGTATTGGGCATGCACCGGTCGGGTACCAGCATGCTGGCGGGTCTCATGGCGACCGGTCAAGGTTACAACGTGGGAGGTCCACTGATTGGCGGTGCGTTTGACAACGAGAAGGGGTTTTTTGAGTTAGTTGATGCAGTTCTGCAGAATGACGAATTTATGCAGCTTCAGCGAATTTGGTGGAGTTCCAATGTAATAAACTACGACCACGAAAAGGCCATTGTCGCCAAgaggaatggaaaagtttCTTTCGACCACGGCGAAAAGGCGCTGGCTTTCTTCAATAGTCCAAGGAATGCTCCATACTTGCAAAAAGACCCGCGAATGTGCATCACCCTCAAGACTTGGCTGCCCCTGCTGAAAAGTGAACCGGCTGTACTTTTTACCTACCGTCATCCTTTGGAGGTTGCTTTGTCCCTGAAAAGGCGTGAGAAAAACTTCACTTTGGAACACGGTCTTCGCCTCTGGATTGTTTACAATATGAGGGGTGTTGAGAATTCGCAACAACTTTGCCGTGTTTACAGCAGCAATGAAGCAATTCTAGCTGATCCATTGAATGAGGTGAACCGCATCTCCAGCGAGCTGACGTCTAAATGTGGCATTCCCCCACCGCCGGAACAACTCACGCAGGAAGACGTAGACAAGTTTGTGGATCCAGATTTGCaacacaacaaaaagaaacgcgaagccgacgacgagaagaaagaaataaTTGCCAAGCACGGCACCTGTACGGTGAGAGACTACGAAAGCAGTCTACCGGAAGGAAGTCCTGATTACAAACGTGAGCGAACTTTGTACATGACAGCAATGAAGATTTATTGCGACTTCCAAAACGGTAGTGCATACGAGGAAACATATCAATGGCCGAAGTTGGGTTAGATCTTTGAAACCTTGTCACACAAACAAAGTCCATAAATTTAGAAATAAATCTGCATTGGGGGTCCCATGGTAGACTTGATGTAGATCTGTCCAATGTTCTGCCACTGTTTCTTGAGAAGCGAGGCGAGGAAGTTAGCAGCGAGCTGGGTATTGACGATAATTTCCTTCGGATCCTGG from Phaeodactylum tricornutum CCAP 1055/1 chromosome 12, whole genome shotgun sequence encodes the following:
- a CDS encoding predicted protein, which encodes MVDPDTKIHPRPRRSRRKPQSDQRFSAYLSFGFSATVCLGIFAACYALVLFGLCPLLNQASPLVTPTHRGEILQPVVHSAVESVKHHIPHLPGQMIAESVAGIVKRKIADMRKQQDVTDTSLMEKATEEFNLLRKRRDQKGARQANDESAAEPAQLAPGKRSGFLVLGMHRSGTSMLAGLMATGQGYNVGGPLIGGAFDNEKGFFELVDAVLQNDEFMQLQRIWWSSNVINYDHEKAIVAKRNGKVSFDHGEKALAFFNSPRNAPYLQKDPRMCITLKTWLPLLKSEPAVLFTYRHPLEVALSLKRREKNFTLEHGLRLWIVYNMRGVENSQQLCRVYSSNEAILADPLNEVNRISSELTSKCGIPPPPEQLTQEDVDKFVDPDLQHNKKKREADDEKKEIIAKHGTCTVRDYESSLPEGSPDYK